Proteins found in one Brachyspira murdochii DSM 12563 genomic segment:
- a CDS encoding Eco57I restriction-modification methylase domain-containing protein yields MLSLIKKFKSNYSQYTNKNYNETETRRDFLDPFFEAFGWDVANRAGKSQTYRDVIHEDKLKVGKETKAPDYAFRIGGSRVFFVEAKKPGVNLKDDSLPAFQLRRYGWSAKLGISFLTDFEELAIYDCTRKPSINDKASTARIEYIHFEDYLKRFDFLYEILNKESIEQGSLEKYIAGSSNKKGTESVDIDFLSTLDNLRTKLASNISKLNKDLSVRDLNYAVQQIIDRIIFLRAAEDRGIEEYGDLKRTCDNKNENFYSNLLGIFKRADGKYNSGLFDFAKDTISGNIEIDNKVIKEIINELYYPLSPYEFSVISVEIMGNAYEQFLGKTITIGRNHSAKIELKPEVRKAGGVYYTPEYIVDYIVENTVGEAIRGKKPEEIANIKILDPACGSGSFLLGAYKYLLNYHIEYYNKIKDRAKFKGSKEDVIKENGDLTIWIKKQILRNNIFGVDIDSNAVEVTKLSLLMKCLEGESPASIQNNQDLFNERALPSLEDNIKSGNSLINSNFNSEGERLFASDEDTQYKIKCFSWDKEFSSVIKKGGFDIIIGNPPYVKEYTDRESFENVKKGNLSKYYQGKMDLWYFFVCFGLDILKENGKLGFIAPNNWITNAGASILRNKVLTDSKILKYVDFGDFRVFLEAGIQTMVFILNKEKINKDYEIDYYKILNKNIDVIDIEKFLFENEPSNDISHIKTIISKDKMLNNLITFIDSSKDKVLSKIKEMGNYYFKATDITNGIHHHHDYVDKNRLEILGNGFKIGDGIFVISDEEKNALNLSKEELELIKPAYTTEQIKRYYADSNNKEWVIYTDSTFKDVNKIKKYPNIKKHLDKFKSVITSDNAPYGLHRARKENFFVGEKIISLRKCAKEPAFTYVDFDSYVSAAFYVIKPEDIDLKYLTGILNSKLIAFWLRNKGKMQGSNYQIDKEPLLNIPICNTDNENLKNKLINHVNEMIECNQRLINEKNPDSINRIKNDIADIDSFIDKTVYSIYNISEEERKIIEGD; encoded by the coding sequence ATACTTTCTCTAATTAAAAAATTTAAATCTAATTATTCTCAATACACTAATAAAAATTATAATGAAACAGAAACTAGAAGGGATTTTTTGGATCCGTTTTTTGAGGCGTTCGGCTGGGACGTGGCTAATAGGGCGGGTAAGTCTCAGACTTATAGAGATGTTATTCATGAGGATAAACTCAAGGTGGGTAAAGAAACAAAGGCTCCTGATTATGCTTTTCGTATTGGGGGGAGCAGGGTTTTCTTTGTGGAGGCGAAAAAGCCAGGGGTTAATCTTAAAGATGACAGTCTGCCTGCTTTTCAGCTTAGGAGGTATGGCTGGAGTGCCAAGCTGGGTATTAGTTTTCTTACTGATTTTGAGGAGCTTGCTATTTATGACTGCACTAGAAAGCCTAGCATAAATGATAAGGCTTCTACTGCTAGGATTGAGTATATTCATTTTGAGGATTATTTAAAAAGGTTTGATTTTCTTTATGAGATACTTAATAAAGAGAGTATTGAGCAGGGTTCGCTTGAAAAATATATTGCTGGGAGTTCAAACAAAAAAGGTACTGAAAGCGTTGATATTGATTTTTTAAGCACGCTTGACAATTTGCGTACTAAACTTGCTTCTAATATATCTAAATTAAACAAAGATTTGTCTGTAAGGGATTTGAATTATGCGGTTCAGCAGATTATTGACAGGATTATATTTTTGAGGGCGGCTGAGGACAGAGGCATTGAAGAGTATGGGGATTTAAAAAGGACATGCGATAATAAGAATGAGAATTTTTATAGTAATCTTTTGGGGATTTTTAAAAGGGCTGACGGTAAATATAATTCGGGGCTTTTTGATTTTGCCAAAGACACTATAAGCGGTAATATAGAGATAGACAATAAGGTGATAAAGGAGATTATTAATGAGCTTTATTATCCTTTGAGTCCTTATGAGTTTTCTGTGATATCGGTTGAGATAATGGGGAATGCTTATGAGCAGTTTTTGGGTAAGACTATCACTATAGGGAGGAATCATAGTGCGAAGATAGAATTAAAACCAGAGGTGCGTAAGGCTGGAGGGGTATATTATACGCCTGAGTATATAGTTGATTATATAGTGGAGAACACGGTTGGTGAGGCTATAAGGGGTAAGAAGCCAGAAGAGATTGCGAATATAAAGATATTGGATCCTGCCTGCGGCAGCGGAAGTTTTTTGCTTGGGGCGTATAAATATTTACTTAATTATCATATTGAATATTATAATAAGATAAAGGACAGGGCGAAGTTTAAGGGGTCGAAAGAAGATGTAATAAAAGAGAATGGGGATTTGACAATTTGGATAAAGAAGCAGATATTACGCAACAATATATTTGGGGTGGACATAGACAGCAATGCGGTTGAGGTAACGAAATTATCGCTTCTTATGAAGTGTTTGGAGGGGGAGAGTCCTGCGTCAATACAGAACAATCAGGATTTATTTAATGAGCGGGCTTTACCGTCATTGGAGGATAATATAAAATCTGGAAATTCTTTAATAAACAGTAATTTTAATAGTGAGGGAGAGCGTTTATTTGCATCTGATGAAGATACACAATATAAAATAAAATGCTTTAGTTGGGATAAAGAATTTTCAAGTGTAATTAAAAAAGGAGGATTTGATATAATTATTGGAAATCCGCCTTATGTAAAAGAGTATACAGACAGAGAAAGTTTTGAGAATGTAAAAAAAGGAAATTTATCTAAATATTATCAAGGTAAAATGGATTTATGGTATTTCTTTGTTTGTTTTGGTTTGGATATTTTAAAAGAAAATGGAAAACTAGGATTTATTGCTCCTAATAATTGGATTACAAATGCAGGGGCGTCTATATTAAGAAATAAAGTTTTAACAGATTCAAAAATTTTAAAATATGTAGACTTTGGAGATTTTAGAGTTTTTCTTGAAGCTGGTATTCAAACAATGGTATTTATATTAAATAAAGAAAAAATTAATAAAGATTATGAAATTGATTATTATAAAATTTTAAATAAAAATATAGATGTTATAGATATAGAAAAATTTTTATTTGAAAATGAACCGTCAAACGATATAAGTCATATAAAAACCATAATATCAAAAGATAAAATGTTAAATAATTTAATAACATTTATTGATAGCAGTAAAGATAAAGTATTATCAAAAATAAAAGAGATGGGAAATTATTATTTTAAAGCGACTGATATAACAAACGGTATACATCATCATCATGACTATGTTGATAAAAATAGATTAGAAATATTAGGAAATGGATTTAAAATAGGTGATGGAATTTTTGTTATAAGTGATGAAGAAAAAAATGCATTAAATTTATCTAAAGAAGAATTAGAATTAATAAAACCTGCATACACTACAGAACAAATAAAAAGATATTATGCAGACAGTAATAATAAAGAATGGGTAATATATACAGATTCGACTTTTAAAGATGTAAATAAAATAAAAAAATATCCTAATATAAAAAAACATCTTGATAAATTTAAAAGTGTTATTACTTCAGACAATGCACCTTATGGTTTGCATAGAGCTAGAAAAGAGAATTTTTTTGTAGGTGAAAAAATAATATCTTTAAGAAAGTGTGCAAAAGAGCCAGCATTTACATATGTTGATTTTGATTCTTATGTTTCTGCTGCATTTTATGTTATAAAGCCAGAGGATATTGATTTAAAATATTTAACTGGTATTTTGAATTCAAAGTTAATAGCTTTTTGGTTAAGGAACAAGGGAAAAATGCAAGGGTCTAATTATCAAATTGACAAAGAGCCTCTCTTAAATATTCCAATTTGCAATACTGATAACGAAAATTTAAAAAACAAGTTAATTAATCATGTTAATGAGATGATAGAATGTAATCAAAGGCTTATAAATGAAAAAAATCCTGACAGTATCAATCGCATTAAAAATGATATTGCAGATATTGATTCCTTTATTGATAAAACTGTTTATTCTATTTATAATATATCGGAGGAAGAAAGAAAGATTATAGAAGGGGATTAA
- a CDS encoding RES family NAD+ phosphorylase produces the protein MEDINKVYLKKILSNINNRIDIADYYYSFKNEIINNNRFFPKHKIIDVLKESYKNNIFILEKGSTLYRSRIYTLPLSPDFLNDNAYSGYDAENSLAPKNKNIIRAGRANPEKIGYLYLSEDVETSIKEIRPNIKSRISVATVEILKDFKLFDISNLNQNIKEFEALNFGFSLPVSNEIDYIPTQYISELLKNIGFDGIQFNSSLNKNKKNITLFNYENNVNIQFIKSELYFVNDINVDFVNLNNMQNMINDIFKELMSDKEINIIDGE, from the coding sequence ATGGAAGATATTAATAAAGTATATTTAAAAAAAATATTATCCAATATAAATAATCGTATTGATATTGCTGATTATTATTATAGTTTTAAAAATGAAATAATAAATAATAATAGATTTTTTCCTAAACATAAGATTATTGATGTTTTAAAAGAAAGTTATAAAAATAATATTTTTATTTTAGAAAAAGGTAGTACTTTATATCGTAGTAGAATATATACATTGCCATTATCACCTGATTTTTTAAATGATAATGCTTATAGTGGATATGATGCTGAAAATTCTCTAGCCCCTAAAAATAAAAATATAATTAGAGCAGGTAGAGCTAATCCAGAAAAGATAGGTTATTTATATCTTTCTGAAGATGTAGAAACTAGTATTAAAGAAATACGTCCAAACATAAAAAGTAGAATAAGTGTAGCCACAGTAGAAATATTGAAAGATTTTAAATTATTTGATATTTCAAATTTAAATCAAAATATAAAAGAATTTGAAGCTTTAAATTTTGGTTTTTCTTTACCTGTATCAAATGAAATTGATTATATACCTACTCAATATATATCGGAATTGTTAAAGAATATAGGATTTGATGGAATTCAATTTAATAGTTCGTTAAATAAAAATAAAAAAAATATAACTTTATTTAATTATGAAAATAATGTTAATATACAATTTATTAAATCTGAATTATATTTTGTAAACGATATTAATGTTGATTTTGTTAATTTAAATAATATGCAAAATATGATTAATGATATTTTCAAAGAATTAATGTCTGATAAAGAAATAAATATTATTGATGGGGAGTAA
- a CDS encoding Eco57I restriction-modification methylase domain-containing protein, with amino-acid sequence MSLKAFFAWGGFDVVIGNPPYVRNRELDEKQKMYFNSFYKSADGQYDLYQLFYEKGINILKENSILGYITSNKFTIASYGKKLREYILDNCIIKQIIDVSMINVFKKVSTYPYIIILEKDKENIDNIIKYKKVLTEEELLKNKLECIEQKSYLNDENKNFILRKIPDFFVKIDSMSLKLGDIATIKETIHTGNVREKLIINEYINNKCKKVLFGKNVHRYSFEWTGFYVNYDKSLIDKSKKEYGNLCEEKYFENPKILLRDISKRPDAIFDNEKYYSVNTLYSIQFVDGIEYNYLYLLGILNSNLIAFYFRNKFEEAHVSGGYLRFKKIYTSLLPIKKLDLNNKQDKEMHDKMVALVDSIIALNKKLSFEKNPNAVTMLNRQINAVDKQIDSLVYKLYNLSDEEIKIIEG; translated from the coding sequence GTGAGTTTAAAAGCGTTTTTTGCATGGGGCGGTTTCGATGTGGTGATAGGCAATCCTCCGTATGTAAGAAATAGAGAACTAGATGAAAAACAAAAAATGTATTTTAATTCTTTTTATAAAAGTGCTGATGGTCAGTATGATTTATATCAATTATTTTATGAAAAGGGAATTAATATATTAAAAGAAAATTCTATTTTAGGGTATATTACTTCTAATAAATTTACTATAGCTAGTTATGGTAAAAAATTAAGAGAATACATTTTAGATAACTGTATTATAAAACAAATAATAGATGTTTCTATGATTAATGTATTTAAAAAAGTTTCTACATATCCATATATAATTATATTAGAAAAAGATAAAGAAAATATTGATAATATCATAAAGTATAAAAAAGTTTTAACTGAAGAAGAATTGTTAAAAAATAAATTAGAATGCATAGAACAAAAAAGTTATTTAAATGATGAAAATAAAAATTTTATTTTAAGGAAAATTCCAGATTTTTTTGTTAAAATTGATAGTATGTCTTTAAAATTGGGAGATATAGCAACTATAAAAGAAACTATACACACAGGAAATGTAAGAGAAAAGCTAATAATAAATGAGTACATTAATAATAAGTGTAAAAAAGTACTATTTGGTAAAAATGTACACAGGTATAGCTTTGAATGGACAGGTTTTTATGTTAATTATGATAAATCATTAATAGATAAATCTAAAAAAGAATATGGTAATTTATGCGAAGAAAAATACTTTGAAAATCCTAAAATTTTATTAAGAGATATCTCTAAAAGACCAGATGCTATTTTTGATAATGAAAAATATTATTCTGTTAATACATTATATTCTATACAGTTTGTAGATGGAATTGAATATAATTATTTATATCTATTAGGAATACTAAATTCAAATTTAATAGCATTTTATTTTAGAAATAAATTTGAGGAGGCTCATGTAAGTGGAGGATATTTAAGATTTAAAAAAATATATACTTCATTATTACCAATAAAAAAATTAGATTTAAACAACAAACAAGACAAGGAAATGCATGACAAGATGGTTGCTTTAGTGGATAGTATCATAGCTCTAAACAAGAAGTTATCCTTCGAGAAAAATCCTAACGCCGTTACTATGCTTAACAGGCAGATTAATGCCGTTGACAAGCAGATTGATTCTTTAGTCTACAAGTTGTATAATTTGAGCGATGAGGAGATTAAGATTATTGAGGGGTAG